Genomic window (Arachis hypogaea cultivar Tifrunner chromosome 13, arahy.Tifrunner.gnm2.J5K5, whole genome shotgun sequence):
GCAAGCATGCTTTTGAAACCTTGAAAACCAAactcaccacagcaccaatcatcacacctccagaatggggacttccttttgaactcatgtgtgatgtaAGTAATGATGCGATTGGTGCTgtattaggacaaaggaaagacaaattgtatcatgtcatatactatgcaaGTAAGGAGTTGAATGAGGCAAAGAAAAACTACactaccacagaaaaagaactcttggcaattgtatatgcatttgataaattcagacaatacttgattggttcaaaagttgtagtatatactgaccatgctgctctcaagtttctcatgtctaaacaggatgCAAAGCCAAGGCTCATTAGGTAGGTGTTGttgctacaagagtttgacattgaaataAGGGATAGGAAAGGAATTGAGAACCAAGTTACAGACTATTTGTTAAGGTTACCACAAGAGTTCAACCAAGATGCACCACAACCAGTGAATGAGAagttcccagatgaacatctctTCCAAGTccaacaagcaccttggtttgctgatattgcaaactacaaggtgggAAGAAGGATTCCCCAAGATTTCACCAggaaacaagtgaagaagttacaCAATGAAGCCAAGAAATTCTTGTAGGATGAACTCTTTTTATTTAAGAGATGTCCAGATGGAATGATCAAAAGGTGTGTTCCTGAAAGTGAAATGAGAAACATCCTGTGGCACTACCATAGTTTAGGTTATGGTGGAAACTTTGGTGCCGAAAGAACAGCTGCTAAAGTGCttcagagtggcttctattggccatcCATATTCAAAGATGCTAGGGAATTCGTGAACCagtgtaatgaatgccaaagagcaggAGGGCTAACAAAGAGGAATGAAATGCCTCAGAACTTCATCTTGGAAATATAACTATTTGACCTCTGGGGGCATAAATTTCATGGGACTTTTTTCCTCCATCGTATTCATTCAAATACATATTGGTAGCAGTAGaatatgtttccaaatgggtggaagccatagcaataaccacatgtgatgcacaaattaTTCTCTAGTTTCTCAAGAAGCACATTTTCACCAGATATGGAGTACCTAGAGGTCTTATTAATGATGGTGGcagccacttttgtaacaaataGATGGATAAGTTACTACACAAATATGGGATAAATCATAAGGTGGCCACACTATACCATCCTCaaactaatggccaggctgaattggcaaatagagagctaaagagaatcctagagaAGATGGTTGGGGttacaagaaaagattgggcaagGAAGTTGGATGATGCCCTTTGGGCATATAGAACTGCATTCAAAACCCCAATTAGGAGGTCATCATCTCAGCTGATTTATGGAAAGTCCTGCCACCTCtctgtggagcttgaacacaagGCTTTTTGGGCTACTAAGCTTCTCAATCTTGACTCTCAAGCAGTAGGAGAGAAAAGACTGTTGCAACTCAATGAATTGGATGAGTTCAGACTGGAAGCCTATGAGAATGCGAAGATATACCAGGAGAGGGccaaagatggcatgacaagaaaatcgCAAAAAGAGATTTTGAACCAGGGCAGCAAGTGTTATTGTATAATTCCAGGCTCAAGACTTTTCCTGGTAAGCTCAAGTCCAAATCAACTTGACCTTATCTGGTGACCAAGGTCTTTCCACATGGAAATCTTGAACTATTGAATGAAGCTACAAAAGATACATTCACAGTAAATGCTCACAGAGTGAAACACTACCTGGGAGGATCCTAGAACAAGGAGGAGAGCATTCATGAGCTGAGTTGAACAAGAATGAAgtttgtcaagctaatgacgataaagaagcgcttgttgggaggcaacccaaccagaggtaactTTCTTAGGATTTTTCTCTTACTGCTTCAATAAGAAAGTTAAGTAGATTTCCCTATTTTGCAaggagttaagtttggtgttacacaccaaagtaAGGCCACGAGTAAACAACTCAAGGGTGAAGGTGaggtgctaagtttggtgttccaccatacatCTTATTGAAACATACCACAACCTGCCAAATGTCATAACTGGCCATTAACTTCAAATGAGCAGGGAAATTTCTTGGCATCTAATTTCTAATTTATAGTTTGTTTTTTTTAGTAAAAGCATGTTTCTTGCATGTATTCACTCTAATGCATACAGAAGtaagcaaagaactaagtttgctgttcacacaccaacttaagttcAGAAAATtgcaagcatacatgcatgctaactatctctcaagtgcttggggaacaagcaacttccaacaTCTTTGCAGAAAGTAATTTCATCTCTTGGAGGAGCTATGCATCATCATCcaagaaaattaagaaaaatacaaaagcaatggagaatgatgacaaggagaaagcaagaagagaccaagaggttgtattgttaattAAGAGTTTCTGGCTTGAAGTGCTTTAATTGGAAGTATAAGTGTACCCCAGATGATTAGTTTACATTTGTTTAaatcatttacattctgttttctttcttttattgtcattttggCTTGTTAGCTTAAGTGTCTATTTCATTCCATCTTTCTTGAGtgtatgctttgttccccttgcttgaataaaagaaaaatattatgaaaCAAGAAAAAGAGTAATAGTCCATTTTTTATAGAAGATAGCATAAGGTTATGTGGTGGTATATGCTTGAACACTTAGTAAGATCACCAATAAAGTTGAAAGGTATAGAATGCTCCCTTAAGTATGAATTTTTAGTTGCTTTATATGAGACCATTGTGAATAGAGACccttagaagaaagaaaaaaaaagaaagaaagaaaatccaATGTTAGTGGCAAGGTTTGGCCAATAACGGGCAGCACTAACGTTGGAAATAAAAAGGGAAGGAAACAaggaataagctaggcaccaatagcttgacCCTTAAGATACATGCCTATGGtgcttttgtactaggatctgcttggatgattaggttctaaggagtgtttTAACACttagtaacttgggttaactaactcgggattatcaaccgaaagtccattatcaagagcaacctaactacaaagtatttagtgacccaaagaggtactGGGCATCAATGTCTCTAGGTTAAATTGTAAGCTAAGTGCTTGTAGTGTGTATGTGATGAGGAGAGACTTGAGTTAGTAAGtctgaggggtgcttcatcacctaacACCTTGAGCCAAATGGGTCGAgagtgttgactgaaagcttaCCATAAAGAGTTGCCTCAACACAGAACACTAAGCTTCAAATAAAGAATAAGTTTctagcaagaaaaagcaaaatttTTTAACCAAGGATCAAAGAATAAAGAGGTTTTATAGAAGTAACAGAGTTAGTGCCTAAGGGCAGGGACGAACTTTAGGGGGGGCGAGTGGAGGCCTCGGCCCCCACcaacttttttaaaaagaaattaatagtaataagttattaagtataatttatttttttaaatgtatttagtatttagtctggtataaataaaagtttagtccaacctaaatattaatgatttctaatatctaaaaaataagtaacaatattaaaaaaatctgaaaaggatattattactaatattttttaattaaacaaaatttttcaaatcccaTAAAGtggattctttttcttcttgtgatcgtccttcttgattcatttggtattaattctcgttgtttcaactgctacaactaagagatctttttcaactatgaatattatgaagaataactcagaaacaagatgaaagatgaatttttcgctaattgtcttttaattatattaaaaagaaatttgttgaaaaatttgatacagattctattatcgataaattttatgatatgaaaaatcgaccacttcgttagtaaaaagtacatacattttttgtactttaaaatatattctctatcgatatatttttataatacatcttacattatataattttttgcataatttttaatatcataTATGTTATTGGCCCCCCCCATAATAATATTTCTGTATCCGTCCCTGCCTAAGGGGATGTTGTAACCTagagactgatgagcggataatttatacggtttttagcattatttttaagtagttttcagcatgttttaattactttttagtatatttttattagtttttattaaaaattcatatttctagactttactatgagtttgtgtatttttctgtgatttcaggtattttctggctgaaattgagggacctgagcaaaaatcttattcagaggctgaaaaaggactgcagatgttgttggattctgacctccctgcacttgaaatgtattttctggagctacagaagaccaactggtgcgctctcaattgccttggaaagtagacatccagggctttccagcaatatataatagtccatactttgcccaagttttgatgacgcaaattggcgtttaacgccaagtctttacccttttctggcattaaacgccagaaataggttgcaaaccagagttaaacgccagaaacaggctacaacctggcatttaactccaagagaagcctctacacgtgtaaagctcaatgctcagcccaagcatacaccaagtgggccccgaagtagatttctgcactatctgcacttagttacttattttctgtaaccctagctactagtttagtataaaaacaacttttagagacttactatggacctcatgacattttcatatctgaattttgtatcttctacggcatgagtctctaaaccccatggttgggggtgaggagctctgttgtgtcttgatgaattaatgcaattactactgttttccattaaatcacgcttgtttctattctaagatatttactcgcacttcaacctgatgaatgtgatgatccgtgacacttatcatcattctaacctatgaacgcgtgtctgacaaccacctccgttctacctgcaatagcttgagtgcatatctcttgggtttctaatctaagattagaaccttcgtggtacatgctagaattattggcggccattcttgagatccggaaagtctaaaccttgtctgtggtattccaagtaggatctgggaagggatgactatgacgagcttcaaactcgcgagtgttgggcgtagtgacagacgcaaaaggatcaatggatcctattccaacatgagtgaaaaccgacagatgattagccttgcggtgacagcgcagccggaccattttcactgagaggatggatggtagccattgacaacggtgatccaccaacatacagcttgccatggaaggagccttgcatgcgtgaagaagacagtaggaaagcagagattcagaagacatagcatctccaaaacctcaacctgttctccattactacataacaagtaccctttatttcatgttatttatttttcataaatacaatcactcttatcattaatctcctgactaagatttacaaaatagccatagcttgcttcaagccgacaatctccgtgggatcgacccttactcacgtaaggtattacttggatgacccagtgcacttgctggttagttgtgtggagttgtgaatcacaattttgtgcaccaagtttttggcgccgttgccggggattgttcgagtttggacaactgacggtttattttttgtttaaattaggaaaaatttttcttttttggtttagagtcttctattattgtttttcattgaaacttttttttaaaatccttattttctttttcaatttttttcgaaaatttttataaactaataattgagtttttctatttgagtttagtttcatattttaagtttggtgtcttttgtgtttttattttcttaaaaaattttttaaaagttgttcttagcgttcatcgtgatattcaaagttttcctgcttgtttcctttgttttgatctaaatatttaagtttggtgtcgtttttactatttttctctttcttcattaaattcaaaaatatttttcctctttattctaattgattttcgaaattttccttaaaaaattcagatttttattttaaaaaactttctattatatcttatcttagttttaaaaattcaaaattcaaatattttttgaaaatcatattaaaaaatttttaaatcttttcaaataattagtcaattcaacattcaaatatctttttattttccttttcttttaattttcaaaatctatattttattttctaattattttactttattttatttcgttttattttcttttttttattcggttatttttaattaaataaaataaaaataaaaatatattttacttacaattcacatcatctccctttatccatcatggacttaagtggaaatgaatagtccagaaagactctggggtcatatgctaatcccactactgttgtatatgggagtagtatctgtatacttcccatcaaagcaggcagttttgagctaaatcctcagctcattgtcatggtgcagcaaaaactgctagtattccggtcttccacaggaagaacctactgagtttctggcacagtgcttgcaaattgctgacacagtacgtgacaaggaagtagatcaggatgtctacaaattattactgtttccatttgctgtaaaagatcaagctaagaggtggttaaataaccaacctacagcaagcataagaacatggaaacagttatcagacaaattcataaatcaatatttccctccaaaaaggatgacacagctaaggctggacatccaagactttaaacaagaggatgatgaatccctttataacgcctgggagaggtacagagggatgctaaggaaatgcccctctgaaatgttttcagagtgggtgcagttagacatcttctactacgggcttatagaaaaagctcagatatctctagaccactcagctggtggatctatatacatgagaaagactattgaagagtctcaagagcttatcgatatagttgctagaaatcagcatctgtacattagtcctcaggaacaagttgctgaactcaatcagcaactatcttctataacaaggcagttagcagaagttaaggagatgctacaagaaaccaaaaatgctaacaaggatatcgaatcacaattgaatcagacaaaacagcagttataaAAATAGATAGCAGAGGAGTGCCAagaagttcaattaagaagtggaaaaacattaaatacctcaactcaaagcagcagaaagccaagaaaagaacagctgacagaggatgagcaacctgctacccaaaatccctctgaggacagtaagagcccagagaggaataagtctggcattcaaacgccagaaaagggtgaaaaattggcgttaaacgcccaatccatgtccagttctggtgttcaaacgctagaaaagggtagaaatctggcgttcaacgcccaatccatgttcagttctggcattcaaatgccagtgagggttaagacacctacaagtgctgataataactacctcaagaaggcttctctacctgcctcttgatgagcggataatttataaactttttggcattgtttttacatagtttttagtatgacttagttagtttttaatataattttattagtttttaaataaaaatcaaatttctggactttactaggagtttgtgtgtttttctgtgattttaggtcatttctggctgaaattgagggacttgagcaaaaatctgactcagaggctgaagaaggactgcagatgctgttggattctgacctccctgaactcgaagtgattttctggagctacagaaacccaattggtgcattctcaattgcgttgtaaagtagacatcccaggctttccagcaatatataatagtccatactttgcccgagttttgacgacgcaaactggcgttcaaacgctaacttcctgccctattctggagttaaacgccataaacagaTTGCAAATCacagttaaacgccagaaacaggctacaacctggcgtttaactccacaaagagtctctacacatgaaagctcaatgctcagcccaagcacacaccaagtgggcctggaagtggatttctacatcatttacttatcttatgtaaccctagctactagtttattataaaaactacttttagtgatttattttacatcttttgatcatcttttgatcatccttgATCAGGGAtcggtctttttccctattttcgaattcatatgccatttggggaggatggccattcggccatgcctagaccttgttcttatgtattttcaacggtagagtttctacacaccatagattaaggtgtggagctctgctgttcctcatgaattaatgcaaagtactattgtttttctattcaactcaagcctatttcttctctaagatattcattcgcacataagaacatgatgaatgtgatgattatgtgacgctcatcaccattctcacttatgaacgcgtgcctgacaaacacttctgttctacatgaaagcaagcttgaatgcatatctcttagcctcctgatttacgatcagagtcttcgtggtataggctagaattattggcagccattcttgagacccggaaagtctaaaccttgtctgtggtattccgagtaggatctcggaagggatgactgtgacgagcttcaaactcgcgagtgctgggcgtagtgacagatgcaaaaggatcactggatcctattccagcatgatcgagaaccgacagatgattagccatgcggtgacagcgcatttggaccattttcactgagaggacgggatatagccattgacaacggtgatgcccaacatacagcttgccatggaaaggagtatgagtgattggatgaaagtagtaggaaagcagaggttcagaaggaacaaaagcatctccatacgcttatctgaaactctcaccaatgaattgcataagtatctctatcctattttatattttaaattatattttaactatcaattcaccataaccatttgaatccacctgactgagatttgcaagatgaccatagcttgcttcaagccgacaatc
Coding sequences:
- the LOC112734804 gene encoding uncharacterized protein gives rise to the protein MVGVTRKDWARKLDDALWAYRTAFKTPIRRSSSQLIYGKSCHLSVELEHKAFWATKLLNLDSQAVGEKRLLQLNELDEFRLEAYENAKIYQERAKDGMTRKSQKEILNQGSKCYCIIPGSRLFLVSSSPNQLDLIW